In Notolabrus celidotus isolate fNotCel1 chromosome 5, fNotCel1.pri, whole genome shotgun sequence, the genomic window ACATACATTATCTTAATTTATAAATATTCACAGAATGCAGCTGGCAGATACAGTTTGATATCCGTTATCTTCAGTTATATACTTTCACAGAATGCACAGGCAGGTGCTGCATGGTGTTGTGTTTATCTGAGGTCTCTGCAGCCTTGACATGGAGAGAGTTCTTTTGTGTTCTACAGAGATAATCTCTTTAAGGTAACGTATACATGAGGATACACCCACagattcatcattaaaacacatACAGGCATGTAAATGTTTAAAGCTCTGCTGCTGAATAAACTATTTACATGACGGTGGGTGAGGAGGGGGGATGTTTGAGGGAGAAGGAGGTACAGGGGGGGAGTCATACATCTGGAggtgattattttttttcttcagaagaGGAGGGTTAGTTGAGCTGTCATACTGATCGTCTGACTCACACTCCAACCTTCTGTCCTGTCCTCAAAcgcttagtgtgtgtgtgactatgtgtgactgtgtgtgtgtgtgtgtgtgtgtgtgtgtgtgtgtgtgtgtgtgtgtgtgtgtgtgaatgtcctTTATACATAAAGAGAATGAGAACTAGTATCCAGTGTTTTGAAAGACGTTTCCCTCCCTAACaatgacacagagacacaggaaacactCGAGATGATCAGCTGATCACAGCAAGAGACACAAATCAAGGAAAACCTGAACATTTGATAAACAAAGTCTATCAAACCTTTAGAGCTGCACTGATGTCAGCTTTATAGCAAATATCTTGCACACAAAAATCACAACTTCATTGATCTCTGTAATCATCTGACCTGTAGACAACAATATTTTGTTCCTCTGTAAAAAACAGGTTGATTGATCCTCATCCAGgtttctcttttaaatgtgGTCCAAGGATCGGACTTTAGCTTCTCTATGTGAACGGTCATCAtgtaacacaacaacaacaacatgtttgGTAGATGTTAAACTTTATCTCACTCCCCTCCTGCAGAGCTTCTAACTAAGCCACATCTGAAAGAACCAGAGAACCTCCAGGACTCACAGAGAGGCCAGGACCAGAAGCTGAGTCTAACTTTATCAGCGCCAACCACCTCACTACCCTATCCCTTTATGAGCAGCTCCTGATGccccctgcaggcagagagcagCGTGAGCAGCCACACAGGTAGGTAtgaggggtggggggtggggtaaaaaaaaaattgccattTTGTAAAAACTGTACAAAACTGCATAATTAGTAAACGCATGGATTTATACAGACAGACCTGGATCCACACAAACTGGATTGGAGTCATAGAGACTGGAAAGAATTCATAGAGACTGGACTGGACTCATTGAGACTGGACCAGATTCATATATAGGCTGTACTGGTTTGATACAGACTGGACTGGACTTAAAAATACTGGACTGGAATAATACAGACTTGATTTAGATGCATACAGATGCTGGACTGGATTTATGGAGACTTGATTGTATTCAAACAGCTTGGGCTGGATTAATACCGACTGGACTCAAGTTATAGAGACTGAACTGGACTCGTGGAGACTGGTGTTGTACCATGGACTGATAGAGACTGGAACAGATTCATAAAGAGGGTGGACTGGATTAATAGAGACTTGACGGGATTCATGCAGACTTTACTAGATTCATATAGGGACTGGATTGGATTAATTTAGACTTGACTGGATTCAGAAAGTCCGTACTGGATTGATACAGACTGGACCTCACAGGAATTTACTTCTTTTGATCCACAGACTTGAGATctatggaaaaaataaatataacaaaacagGGTAAATGTGCATGTGAACTGTGTTTCACCTGTTCTCACCTGTCTGTACCTTGTCAGACATCCTGTCGCAGCTATCTTTCTGTCTGATGTCTGACagacctctgacctcctgctGAGGAGGAAAGAGGTCCTATGAGTTGGTGTTGAACTGCACTAAAAGCAGTTAAAGTATGTTGGAGAGAATGGGGGCTGGgtggaggacacacacagaaaccagTGTTTGAAAAAAGTACTACTTTCACTAATGTCTCAATGATCAGTGTTAGGTCAATGGGCCACACCCGCCGAAGTTTGGACAGCTGTAAAGGCAGTGATGACAGCTGTCTCCTTTCATGTAGATGTGGAGTTGGTAGCTTAGGTGAGACGGTGTTTGGAGTCTGAACATTGTTGCAGTAAACAGTTAAAGCTCCACTCCTGTTTTCTGCTCCTGAATAAACCTGTGTGTTCCCCTTCGGTCTGAGTTGATCCCTCTCAGCTGATTATCACAGTGTGTTGacatttagtttctctgtgttCTGCTCTCAGTTAGCGAGCCAGCGAACCAGAGCTTTCAGCAGCAGAATttatatatttcacaaaacagCCTAAAGGTGATGGAATAGTTTAGTCTTAAGTGATCATAAACAAGGGGGGTGGTGGTCTGATGATTAAATGACAGGCTGAGTTACTATGTAAGCAAACCAACAGCAGACCAGCCTCATCAGTCTGAAGTTCTCCCGTGTTGAACTCTATGTGGAAAACCAGATTtggctcctgtgtgtgtttcctctgccCTTACGCCTGCCTCTCCTCATACTTTATTCTTCACGTCTCTTCAGCTGGAAGGGAAGTGACCTGTTGTTGACCACAGCTAacattttttctcttgtctcaTGATTTTATTTACCTGCAGATGTTTCGGAAAAAAGCGTCTTCCTCGTTGAGAATGAAAAGGATAACAGAAAGCGCTAGATGtaataatttatttctttattctgtAGACAGAGGTGTTTAATGTCACAGTTGTTAACATTCAGTGTTGTCAGAAGAAAACATGCTTAGGTATAAATAATAGTTAAAGAGATTTTGCTTCTTCTGCAGTAGCAGGCAAACACTTCATAGTGTTGGAAGCAGTCCACTCAGTCACATGAATCAACAGTTTGAACTTTTATTAACTCAAATAAACCAGCTTTGACTAATCAGGAGAAAATAACCCAGCAGCACAGCTGGTTTTCTTCTGACAACTTTGGATGTAAAACTGAACACACAAGCTcctgtctcttcctctttgtggatattttgaaatcactGGGTTTTAATTCTTTCTAATGTCATCCTCCTTTTTTTATAGCCACAGTCAGAGGGTTACAGTCTCACATGTTTTCATTGAATAATCTTTCTCCTGTTGTGTGGTCGGTGTGGAAGGATGGAATGGAGTCACTGTGATCCTGTGTGATTATCAGTATCTGACTCTGGTCCTGATTGtggtctgactgactgacagatggGTTTGGGACAGATGTGGTGTGGTACAGTTGTCTGAATACAACACAAAGCTCTGCTGGAGGTTCTAAAATCAAGGCAGATTGATGAAAAATTGCGACAAGGCTGAGGTTAgatcaaaacacattttgtatataacaaagttaaaaaaacgagcgttaagaaacacacagacacatttttaaatgggTCCTTTAAACAGAGGGTTGCATCAAATACTAGCCCAAAGATCCCCGCAGACTGTTGAAATGTATTGAACAGCCTGTCCAGGTGAGGAGCTGATAGGATTTAAGTTCAGTATTTTTGTTATTAGCTGTGTTTGTCACTTTGCAGTATTTCCAGCATCACTGTTTCCATAGACTCTAAATGATGTGATCTGATTCAGACGTGTTTTTATATCAAGCATTTAATCTGGATTAACCATTCTAAACACAGCTGTTTAGCGGGTCTAATCTTCTGGATATGAATGTTTTAGTTAATgataaaattctgacttttaggCTCATAAGCACAGATCAAGCTCTTCCAGAGTTCTTTGATTTGGTCGATAGTTCGGTGGATTCCAGCTTTGTTCAACTTTTCATAAACTTGTTAGAACAACTCAGTGTTTCTATTTTTGGACCATGAAGTTGTCCAGCAATCCTAAGCTCTGCTCCCGCCTTATTACTATCCAAGTCAGCAGTAACAAAAGCGGAAACTTGTCAAGTCACGTTGAGCAAACAAGCTCAGTAAGGATGATTTTACATCAACCAGGAAGAAATTATCAGAATGAGTGTTACCTAGATATTGACCAGAATGATAAACATCATAAACCGCCCCTTTGAACGGAATTGTTGTTCTGATCAGGCTATGTGATTATTAGTGCTCCTTGTGAACACAGCCACTGATTCATCCAGGATCTAATGTCAGATATGGGAATTGTGAGACTGTAAGGATCTGTGGTTTTTAATGGTTGATATAGCAGAGTCATCGGCATGTAGAAGAATAAACAcatcataaatataaaaatccaGGAGTCGCCATGTTTATATGAAACCAAAGGGGGCTTAGAGGGAAGCCTTGTGGGAAGccacaaaacaaagaaacattaaaagagTTTTGAAAAGTTACTGATAACCAGCATGACAGAAAACACTATGATGGAGAGCTATCACCTGTTGCTGGGTCCTGATAGTAAGCTAACCTCAGTGAAACACTGGGTCTTAGTCTCAAAGACAAATGGTCTTTAACTGGGTCATCAGCAGCAGTAATTTTCTAATCTCTCTGGAACACATGAAAGTTTTACTGTCATGCACTGTGTCCATACCTGAATGTTAAAAATCAGACATCAGCTCCTCTACACTGCTGTCTTCAGACACTGTATCTGCCACTCAGTCATCAGACCTCAGCAGCTTCAGTGCTAACAATGCTAACCTGTCCTGCTCCTGTAGGCTAAAAACATAACTTCAGTCTAAGACACCTTGTTCAGTCATCACACAGCCGTCACAGTCTTCACTCTCTCATATCTCTGTTTGGTGGTTTCAGCCTGTCCCATCATGCAACACTTCTTTTTCCTGGGCTTTTAGGGTTGGGGGAGGGAGGCCTTGAGGTATACGGgagacttcagtgtttcctgtctctgtatCTGGGCTCTCACCTGATCGTATGTCTCTGAAATAACATCACAACCTTCACTTTGATAAAACTCTGATTCCCTCTGACACACtgcctccccttcctccttccCTTTATctttctcctcccctcttcatcccctccttcttctccttctcctctccatctccttcctcaaCCTCCTCTTAGGGAGCATTGACCGTGGCCGAAGTTTGTCCTTCCATGAGGTGCGTAGTCAGCGGGAGGCAGAGATGAGGGCCGCGGCAGAGGACTcctccaacagcagcagcagtgtgggaggcggaggaggaggtggcAGCAGTACCGTCTTGCAGCGCCTCCTGCAGGAGCAGATGAACCGCAACTATGtgttgcaacaacaacaacaacaacaacaacagcagcaacaacaacaacaaggagggggaggtggagcAGGTTACTCGGTCAGCCTTCCTGATGATCACTCCATGACCCCCCACATCGCCCGGCAGGAGCCCCAGGGACAGGAGCTGCAGACGGATAGTGGTGTGGAGAAGTTGGGCTCCTctagaggaggtggagggagcaGTGGAGGAGGTTTAGGGACCGGAGGTGGGGGAGGCAGCCAAGGAGGTGGGAGTTTCCAGGGGCAGTGTCAGAACCCTGAGGACCTCCCTACATATGAGGAGGCCAAAGTACAGTCTCAGTATTTCCGTGGTCATGGTCCCCCACCTCCTCAGCCTCTGCAGCAGAACAACCAGCAGCCTCCCCACCCCGCCTCAGTGGGCGCCGCCTTCTATGTCACTGGTATGACGAATGCCAAGGTGCGCACCGAGGGTCGCCCCACTGTACAGCGGGTCAGCGGAGCAGGGAAGGTGCATCAGGACGACGGACTGAAGGATCTAAAGCAGGGACATGTTCGCTCTCTCAGTGAACGTCTGATGCAGCTCTCCCTCGCCACAAGTGGCGTCAAGGCTCACGCCCCCGTCACCAGTGCCCCACTCTCCCCCCTGTTGCCCCCTCCAGGGCCGCCAGGTGACTATTACAAGCCACAGCATCGCGGCCCACCTCCGGACTACCCCTTCAAAGGAATGGGCTCCCCCTCCAAACAACAGGACTCAGGAGGACATTTTtaccaggagcagagagggagggagcacTCCAGGGAGGTGCCCCATGTCCGATACCAGCCCCCACCCGAGTATGGCTCCTTCAGGTGAGCAGCCATACACATGTTTTTActtgaaatattcaaaaatgtgATACAAAATGGTTACCATGAAATCAAAAGTCatctcaacaaaataaaaaaactacatgtgtgtgtttgaatcgAAAGGGTGTGTTTGACAGATAATGTATGGGGACTGTCCACCCACTCACTATATATTATCCCCTTTATCACCTGGCTACCAACTGAagacaagttgacacaaaatattgatcaGTGCTGCTGAAATTTTGAGCATCCaacactttattttgtttgacatGGTGAATATTGATGCAGCAGTTTTAGGTGGAAATTTAATtatatgaaaagaaaacaacattttcaatatgaaCAGTAATTGACAAAAAAGAATTTTCCTTCATGTCGGTTGATGTGATTTGTTATTTTccacatggtcatttttaaactgaGTAGATTAACGTAAATCatatgataaaaataaacaggcTAACACTTTGATTAAAGAAAGTAGTAGTTTTTTGGATATTAATCTTAACTTACCCACCCTGCATGGCAAAATAAAACCATATAAGGTATAACAttgttaaaatatatataaagttgAAATTGTTTCATTTATCACATTTATTCCAGTGGAAGAGCATCAGAGAGGGTATTTTATCCGATTCTATTCACAAAGGGCACCTACAAGGGCACATTATGTAAGGGACGCTTAGCGGGTGGTTATAGGAAATAGAACtgcaacagggtgagacaagagaCCCTGACATAAAGCGCCTGAACTTttttccacagattgatttgacatgacgtgggATCTGTTTGCCTCTGGACTTGCTCATGTTAGACTAAGTTAATAATCATTGTCAAGAAGTTGTCAATGggttttgatcaatcagaattACAAACCCAGTTAATAATACATTGTATTCACTAGaaaggcatccagagggcatttcCTAAGTTTTATTGACTGGAGGAACATCTAGAGAGcactttttgtttacatttatttcaGTCGAAGGTCTTCCAGAGGGCTCTTTTGATGTTTCATTCACCAGAGGGCAACCACAGTGGGCAAACGTTGTATCCACTACAGGGgcatccaagagggcacttgtAGAATTTATTTTCAATGCACTTGGACACCATGGCCCCCCCAAAATACACCACTGTTACAACCACCAccacagcacaaacacacacagtgcaaaGGCACACTCAGCACAAACAATCTCATTGTAAAAGTCAACTTGAAAATGATTCAAACAGTGACAAAGAGAAATGAACAAGAACTCGGTCAGTGTTTCGGTAAATGACGATAAtaatcatgatgatgatgatgatgatgatgatgatgaaggatcCTGTTGGACCTGTTTCATCCTCTTTACCTGGAAGGAACCAGATTCACACAGACATGAATACCGCAGGATTTAAATCATCAGGCAGGACAAGTCAGGACTCGATCGGCTCAGTTCTGATgacgtttcttttttttcaggatAAAGGCAGGAATGTTAGCTCCTAATAGAGCCGGTTTGCAGAGGGTGTTTTCCCACATtactgagacagacagacaggtgaatcAGTCAGACAGGTGAATCAGGCCAACAAGAGGTTCACACGTTAGTAAAGCATGTACATGTGCAACTTTAGATTACGTTTTATAAGAGGAGTGTTCAATAGATTAATCTGTTATACAAAGAGGGTGTGTTTTGGTATTTGTTCTTTATTATAATGTTATTTCTGAGTTGattcatacatttaaaatccCACTTGCCAGCAGTGGTAGCTGGTGCATTTTTCTTGTATGCTTCCTtcgtgcatgtttttttttttaatttttttttagctttttaagTGTTTTGAGTTGCTCAATCAACACAGTGTGATACTGATTTTTGAAAAAGGAGGCATGAATGGAGGCAGATAAAGCATAAGCATCACTTTATGCTATTTACCAAGCCTTTTTAATGAAACAGCtccttaaaaacaacactgtcGTTGGAATGCTGTTTAAATTCAGGTTTACAGATCTCCTTTCAAGCAGTATTATGTTCAAACTTTACTGAGCTTTCTTCCTGTATTTCATAAATCTTCCTCTCTGACTCCAGCCGTAAACTTTTTCCTAAGGTTGAACCACTCACTCCTGCATAAAGGACTGCGATTTACCACGCCACTACATGCCTTGCTCTTAATGTCTCAGATAAAGGGGCGTTGCCCCCAGTGGCTCCTTTCTCTTGTATTGACAAGGAGCGAATGCACAGTGCAACTAATAACAATAGTCAATGAAGGCCTGAGGGTGCAAATTAATGCAGCCCAGATCACAAACATGTGAATGATCAGTAAATTCAAACCAGTAgaacttttttaacttttttaatctacataaatattcaccttgttctttcaaaaaaaaattcttccATCCCTTTTTAACTCATATTCGTCTCCTCATGGAGAGTGGTGGAGTGCTGCCCTCGTGCCCTCTATTGACCAGCTGCCACTGCTCATCAGtagaatcctgagattattTCAGTTCTGTTCACTACTCTTCCCTCCCTGACTCTTACTTATGCTTTAAGTGTGAGCATTTGCACTTTGTGATATAATGGTCTCCAACTGCGTCAAAAGTGACCATATGTGATCAGATCCCACCTTCCTGCTCTGtatgcaaataaacacagagctcCATTCACCCTCATCAGCCTTAAAAATcatcaaattacaacaaaaaagGTGTGAcacggagagggagagagcagcaCTCACATGGAGcaggagggacagaggagcaggtgaTCATGTGACCACCTACACACTGTTTGTGGAATGAGTGATGGGATCTGTCCTCACACCTGTATCACTCTCAtctgtcataaaaaaaacacacctgcaTCAGTCACATCTGTGATAATTATCACACCTGTTTCAGTCACACCTGTAATAATGTCGCTCTATTCTCTACTCAGGTCCAGTAAGGAGGGTTCCCTTCATTCCCAAAGAACCCTCCACCAGCACAGTCCCACCTCCTCCGTCACCTCTGTAGGCTCCTTGTCTCGCACTCAGTCCTCCACCCTAAGCAGCATGCTCAGTGCCTCACACTCCTCACATCCCTCCTTCCCCCACCAGCACCCCCACATCCAGGGGGAGCCTTACCCCTCCATGGGGCCTCGCAGTGCTCAGGGTCCTGGCCCTCACCCGGGAGGAGACAGCTTCACCATGGGGTCTGTACACTCTGCTCAACCCAGAGGTCATGTTTTAGCTCATGACCCATACGGCTCCACCCCCAGGATGCACCAtcaccaacagcagcagcagcagcagcagcagcagcagcatcagcagcagcagcatcagcagcatcaACAGCAGCTTCAGTACCAAcagcaactacaactacaacaacaacaccaacaacaacaacaacaacaccaacaacaacaacagcaacaacaactacaacaacaacaacagcagcaacaacaacagcaacagcagttCACAGCTAACCCCCCTCCTATGCTCCAGCCCCCAGTCCAGGCCTCACATTTCCCCCACCCACAGTCCTATTCCCACCCGCAGGGGGAGCCCTACGCTATGATGGCCCGCGCACACCAAATGGTGGACGTGCTGACGGAGGAGAATAGGATGCTGAGACAAGAGATGGAAGTTTGCCGCGACAAAGTCACCAAGCTGCACAAGGTAGAGTGCACACATGAAGGCATGAATACATGAACACgtaaaaacatgaatacatgaacacacaacaaaaaaattTGTCTGAATACCTTGCATC contains:
- the amot gene encoding angiomotin isoform X1, translating into MFRKKASSSLRMKRITESARWSIDRGRSLSFHEVRSQREAEMRAAAEDSSNSSSSVGGGGGGGSSTVLQRLLQEQMNRNYVLQQQQQQQQQQQQQQQGGGGGAGYSVSLPDDHSMTPHIARQEPQGQELQTDSGVEKLGSSRGGGGSSGGGLGTGGGGGSQGGGSFQGQCQNPEDLPTYEEAKVQSQYFRGHGPPPPQPLQQNNQQPPHPASVGAAFYVTGMTNAKVRTEGRPTVQRVSGAGKVHQDDGLKDLKQGHVRSLSERLMQLSLATSGVKAHAPVTSAPLSPLLPPPGPPGDYYKPQHRGPPPDYPFKGMGSPSKQQDSGGHFYQEQRGREHSREVPHVRYQPPPEYGSFRSSKEGSLHSQRTLHQHSPTSSVTSVGSLSRTQSSTLSSMLSASHSSHPSFPHQHPHIQGEPYPSMGPRSAQGPGPHPGGDSFTMGSVHSAQPRGHVLAHDPYGSTPRMHHHQQQQQQQQQQQHQQQQHQQHQQQLQYQQQLQLQQQHQQQQQQHQQQQQQQQLQQQQQQQQQQQQQFTANPPPMLQPPVQASHFPHPQSYSHPQGEPYAMMARAHQMVDVLTEENRMLRQEMEVCRDKVTKLHKLETEIQLVSEAYENLAKSSSKRESLEKTMRNKLELEVRRLHDFNRDLRERMETANKQLAAKECEGSEDNRKTISQLLTQNKETQREKEKLEMELSALRSTTEDQRRHIEIRDQALNNAQAKVVKLEEELKKKQVYVEKVERMQQALAQLQAACEKREQLEHRLRTRLERELESLRMQQRQGGSQSSGTLPAEYNATALMEHLREKEERILALEADMTKWEQKYLEESVMRQFALDAAASVATQRDRSTTIISHSPSSSYDTSVEARIQKEEEEILMANRRCLDMESRIKNLHAQIIEKDAMIKVLHQRSRKEPIKSDVPSAMRPSKSLMSISNTGSGGSGLLSHSLGLSSSPITEERKDTSWKGSLGVLLGPEFRTESLRTESISSSPSPVLPSTPMTAGHSKTGSRDSCTQTEKGQSQESSKPSTPALQSMTLPARLSSPSPVYIPDRITDVPGYHSSTLERRLPVQSHPQQQVLPPASTSQQEVDNDMVEILI
- the amot gene encoding angiomotin isoform X2, whose protein sequence is MRAAAEDSSNSSSSVGGGGGGGSSTVLQRLLQEQMNRNYVLQQQQQQQQQQQQQQQGGGGGAGYSVSLPDDHSMTPHIARQEPQGQELQTDSGVEKLGSSRGGGGSSGGGLGTGGGGGSQGGGSFQGQCQNPEDLPTYEEAKVQSQYFRGHGPPPPQPLQQNNQQPPHPASVGAAFYVTGMTNAKVRTEGRPTVQRVSGAGKVHQDDGLKDLKQGHVRSLSERLMQLSLATSGVKAHAPVTSAPLSPLLPPPGPPGDYYKPQHRGPPPDYPFKGMGSPSKQQDSGGHFYQEQRGREHSREVPHVRYQPPPEYGSFRSSKEGSLHSQRTLHQHSPTSSVTSVGSLSRTQSSTLSSMLSASHSSHPSFPHQHPHIQGEPYPSMGPRSAQGPGPHPGGDSFTMGSVHSAQPRGHVLAHDPYGSTPRMHHHQQQQQQQQQQQHQQQQHQQHQQQLQYQQQLQLQQQHQQQQQQHQQQQQQQQLQQQQQQQQQQQQQFTANPPPMLQPPVQASHFPHPQSYSHPQGEPYAMMARAHQMVDVLTEENRMLRQEMEVCRDKVTKLHKLETEIQLVSEAYENLAKSSSKRESLEKTMRNKLELEVRRLHDFNRDLRERMETANKQLAAKECEGSEDNRKTISQLLTQNKETQREKEKLEMELSALRSTTEDQRRHIEIRDQALNNAQAKVVKLEEELKKKQVYVEKVERMQQALAQLQAACEKREQLEHRLRTRLERELESLRMQQRQGGSQSSGTLPAEYNATALMEHLREKEERILALEADMTKWEQKYLEESVMRQFALDAAASVATQRDRSTTIISHSPSSSYDTSVEARIQKEEEEILMANRRCLDMESRIKNLHAQIIEKDAMIKVLHQRSRKEPIKSDVPSAMRPSKSLMSISNTGSGGSGLLSHSLGLSSSPITEERKDTSWKGSLGVLLGPEFRTESLRTESISSSPSPVLPSTPMTAGHSKTGSRDSCTQTEKGQSQESSKPSTPALQSMTLPARLSSPSPVYIPDRITDVPGYHSSTLERRLPVQSHPQQQVLPPASTSQQEVDNDMVEILI